One part of the Marinobacter sp. M3C genome encodes these proteins:
- a CDS encoding helix-turn-helix transcriptional regulator: MSAQIIEREGKPEYAVLPYHEYVQLMELAESVRDARDAREAMRELDSGEDEAIPANIVGRLIAGDDHPLKIWREYRKLTQAALGNEAGVGKSYISQIETGSKTGSAKVLKALAEALQVDMDDLLVE, from the coding sequence ATGAGCGCACAAATTATCGAACGCGAAGGAAAGCCGGAGTATGCCGTATTGCCTTACCATGAGTACGTGCAGTTGATGGAGCTGGCTGAAAGTGTGCGGGATGCGAGAGACGCAAGAGAAGCTATGCGTGAGCTCGACAGCGGCGAGGACGAAGCCATCCCCGCCAACATCGTTGGCCGTTTGATCGCCGGAGACGACCACCCGCTGAAAATCTGGCGGGAGTATCGCAAGCTTACCCAAGCAGCTTTGGGTAATGAAGCCGGGGTGGGCAAGTCCTATATCAGCCAGATTGAAACCGGCAGCAAAACTGGCTCAGCCAAAGTGCTGAAGGCGCTGGCGGAAGCTCTGCAGGTGGATATGGATGATCTGTTGGTAGAGTGA
- a CDS encoding MgtC/SapB family protein, whose amino-acid sequence MSVWEVIVATVTAEFSDINDIEQNTRVGVRLVLAVLLGGVLGYERESQGKAAGLRTHMLVSLGAALFVIGADPTGTFNDSISRVIQGVVAGIGFLGAGTIIKSESLSNIRGLTTAAGLWLTAAMGVAIGLGQEVVAIMTTLLALIILQLLPLVLERKTAEKVDD is encoded by the coding sequence ATGTCCGTATGGGAAGTGATTGTCGCAACCGTCACCGCGGAGTTTTCAGATATCAACGATATCGAGCAGAACACACGCGTCGGGGTGAGATTGGTGCTGGCTGTCTTGCTCGGCGGAGTGCTCGGCTATGAGCGTGAAAGTCAGGGCAAGGCCGCGGGCTTGCGCACCCATATGCTGGTGTCCCTAGGCGCCGCGTTGTTTGTCATTGGCGCAGATCCCACCGGCACTTTCAATGACTCAATCAGTCGCGTTATCCAAGGTGTGGTGGCCGGCATCGGCTTTCTTGGTGCGGGCACCATCATCAAGAGCGAGTCGCTGTCCAATATCCGGGGTCTGACGACCGCGGCTGGTTTGTGGCTGACCGCCGCCATGGGTGTCGCGATAGGTCTGGGCCAGGAAGTGGTGGCCATTATGACTACGTTGCTGGCATTAATTATCTTGCAGCTGTTGCCGCTTGTGCTGGAGCGCAAAACTGCGGAAAAGGTGGACGACTGA
- a CDS encoding sn-glycerol-3-phosphate transporter, whose product MFLKHFLVCRRYRLALFLLVVQIFFQVHADVLREGESLMLQGGPYVLHWNENDKDSKRNSWPALLGAEWENAERWELGTAVFRNSFYQSSVYVYAGRRWFLPRVADGLYVKLTGGPLYGYRGEYEKKVPFNYNGLGLAVLPALGYQYGKANVQTVFLGTAAVIFTFGYEFD is encoded by the coding sequence ATGTTTTTAAAACATTTTCTTGTGTGTCGACGATATCGGCTGGCGCTGTTTTTGTTGGTTGTCCAAATTTTTTTCCAAGTTCACGCCGATGTTCTTCGCGAAGGTGAGAGCCTGATGCTGCAGGGCGGCCCTTATGTGCTGCATTGGAATGAAAATGATAAGGACTCAAAAAGAAACTCGTGGCCGGCGCTGCTGGGTGCTGAGTGGGAGAACGCTGAGCGCTGGGAGCTGGGAACTGCCGTTTTCAGAAATTCGTTTTACCAGTCCAGCGTTTATGTCTATGCCGGTCGGCGCTGGTTTCTGCCCCGGGTTGCCGATGGGCTCTACGTCAAACTGACCGGCGGCCCGCTTTACGGTTATCGCGGCGAGTACGAAAAGAAGGTGCCATTCAACTATAACGGCCTCGGTTTAGCGGTGTTGCCGGCATTAGGCTACCAGTACGGAAAGGCAAACGTGCAAACCGTTTTTCTAGGCACGGCGGCGGTTATTTTTACGTTTGGCTATGAGTTTGACTGA
- a CDS encoding helix-turn-helix domain-containing protein — MANSLDKLLASEKPEVIKRAQVKSENILLEIRLNEVRALLQKTQKEMAKAMGVTQPTIASMEKIGKDLKLSSIKRYVESVGAKVRLDIELPDGTHHAIPL, encoded by the coding sequence ATGGCTAATTCCCTGGACAAACTTTTGGCGAGTGAGAAGCCGGAAGTCATAAAACGAGCGCAGGTTAAATCGGAGAATATTCTGTTAGAAATTCGTTTGAACGAAGTGCGCGCCTTATTGCAGAAAACACAAAAAGAGATGGCAAAGGCTATGGGCGTGACGCAGCCTACGATTGCAAGCATGGAGAAAATTGGAAAAGACTTGAAGCTGTCTTCCATTAAACGGTATGTGGAAAGCGTCGGCGCGAAGGTTCGTCTGGATATTGAGCTTCCGGACGGAACCCACCATGCTATTCCGCTGTGA
- the bamE gene encoding outer membrane protein assembly factor BamE — protein MKLILKAKQGLVIAALGVVLTGCASNGGQDSGLSSAAQNVGSAVKGVASGIGSAVGGLFQPYRNGVQVTEAQLAQIEVGMRSAEVEQLIGNPPEIDNSNGGEIWSYPFSEITHFSGNINETTVVRFNTSGKVVKAYKTNSRSSATGNALVDAANGVN, from the coding sequence ATGAAGTTGATTTTAAAAGCTAAACAAGGATTGGTAATCGCAGCGCTCGGCGTAGTGCTAACCGGTTGCGCTTCAAACGGTGGCCAGGATTCAGGTCTAAGCAGTGCGGCCCAAAATGTAGGCAGCGCGGTGAAAGGTGTTGCTTCCGGGATTGGCTCAGCTGTGGGTGGCCTGTTTCAGCCATACCGCAATGGCGTGCAGGTGACTGAAGCTCAGCTGGCGCAAATTGAAGTGGGTATGAGATCTGCAGAGGTTGAACAGCTTATTGGCAATCCGCCTGAAATCGACAACTCAAACGGTGGCGAGATTTGGTCTTACCCTTTCTCAGAAATAACTCACTTTAGTGGAAATATTAATGAAACCACAGTCGTTCGTTTTAACACGTCCGGCAAGGTGGTGAAGGCCTATAAAACTAATTCCCGCTCAAGCGCGACCGGCAATGCTCTGGTCGATGCCGCTAACGGGGTTAATTGA
- a CDS encoding type II toxin-antitoxin system HicA family toxin produces MTSDEVKKKLEKDGWELVRVNGSHHHFKHSTKPGLVTLPHPKSELPKGTLNNIWKQAGWK; encoded by the coding sequence GTGACGAGCGATGAGGTTAAAAAGAAACTGGAAAAAGATGGCTGGGAGTTGGTGCGAGTGAATGGGAGCCATCATCACTTTAAGCATTCCACAAAGCCGGGGCTGGTTACGCTGCCACACCCTAAGTCAGAACTGCCAAAGGGTACGTTGAACAATATCTGGAAGCAGGCCGGTTGGAAATAA
- a CDS encoding type II toxin-antitoxin system HicB family antitoxin, with protein sequence MRFPVALHTDDGKNYGVTVPDIPGCFSAGSNEDKALDNAREAILGHLELLAEFGEDIPTANSIAEHRTNADFKGAVWGFIEIDVTPFLGKAEKINITVPRLVLRQIDRYVKEHPNEARSRSAFLSEAALERMRKSHDKAKTLA encoded by the coding sequence ATGCGTTTCCCAGTAGCACTTCATACAGATGATGGAAAGAACTACGGCGTTACTGTGCCCGATATTCCTGGCTGCTTCTCTGCAGGCAGCAACGAAGACAAGGCGTTAGACAACGCACGTGAGGCAATTCTTGGTCACCTTGAGCTATTAGCAGAATTTGGAGAAGACATTCCTACTGCCAACTCTATTGCCGAGCACCGTACAAACGCAGACTTTAAGGGTGCGGTGTGGGGCTTTATCGAGATCGATGTAACACCATTCCTGGGCAAGGCGGAGAAGATCAATATCACCGTGCCCCGTTTGGTTTTGCGTCAGATTGACAGATATGTGAAGGAGCACCCGAACGAGGCGCGGTCACGCTCTGCGTTTCTATCTGAGGCAGCTTTGGAAAGGATGCGTAAATCGCACGACAAGGCTAAGACCCTGGCATAA
- a CDS encoding type II toxin-antitoxin system YafQ family toxin, translating to MLTPVQSTQFKKDVKKARKRGKDLDKLKMSLSLLIRQAPLPEAYQDHPLRGNWKGYRDAHIEPDWLLLYRVTDKELQLARTGTHADLFQE from the coding sequence GTGCTAACGCCAGTGCAATCGACCCAGTTCAAAAAAGACGTGAAGAAAGCCCGCAAGCGGGGCAAAGACTTGGACAAACTAAAGATGTCGCTCAGTTTGCTGATTCGCCAGGCACCGTTACCCGAAGCTTATCAAGATCATCCTTTACGGGGGAACTGGAAGGGCTATCGAGACGCGCATATTGAGCCGGACTGGTTGCTTTTGTACCGAGTGACCGACAAGGAATTGCAGTTAGCCCGAACCGGAACGCACGCGGATTTGTTTCAGGAGTAG
- a CDS encoding type II toxin-antitoxin system RelE/ParE family toxin, producing MRAFFAFDPTRTGIVLCAGEKTGKEKRFYEEMIPVADREFSAHLEELQRGK from the coding sequence ATTCGAGCATTCTTTGCGTTCGATCCAACTCGAACAGGCATCGTCCTCTGCGCCGGTGAAAAAACCGGCAAAGAGAAACGGTTTTATGAGGAAATGATTCCCGTAGCCGACCGTGAGTTTTCGGCGCACCTAGAAGAGCTTCAGCGAGGTAAATGA
- a CDS encoding YlcI/YnfO family protein, translating to MKSATIPPLRVTPELRQAAESVLQEGESLSNFVEKSLVKQIEFRKSQAAFIARGLAARENAKDSGKYVSKEGSLEALDAILDKYRGTK from the coding sequence ATGAAATCAGCCACAATTCCACCACTGCGTGTTACACCTGAATTACGGCAAGCCGCTGAAAGTGTGCTTCAAGAGGGCGAGAGCCTTAGCAATTTTGTTGAAAAATCGCTGGTAAAGCAGATCGAATTTCGCAAGAGCCAAGCGGCATTCATTGCAAGGGGTTTAGCCGCGCGTGAAAACGCTAAAGATTCGGGTAAGTACGTGAGTAAGGAAGGCTCCCTGGAGGCCTTGGACGCTATTCTGGATAAATATCGCGGCACTAAATGA
- a CDS encoding type II toxin-antitoxin system RelE/ParE family toxin, translating into MSYQLRVSEAAQEDLERLFEFLAENDLSAAVRARAAIEKAYEFAELMPFACRKADDSNPFLRELVIAFGAAGYVALFEVEDANYVTILAIRHQREDDFY; encoded by the coding sequence ATGAGCTATCAACTGCGTGTATCGGAAGCTGCGCAGGAAGACCTGGAGCGGTTATTTGAGTTTTTGGCGGAGAATGACCTGAGCGCTGCGGTACGTGCTCGCGCAGCGATAGAAAAGGCTTATGAATTTGCCGAGTTAATGCCGTTCGCATGTCGTAAAGCCGACGACTCAAATCCATTTCTTCGTGAGCTTGTTATTGCCTTTGGGGCGGCAGGATACGTTGCGCTGTTTGAGGTTGAGGACGCAAATTACGTCACCATCTTGGCTATTCGCCATCAGCGCGAAGATGACTTTTATTGA
- a CDS encoding type II toxin-antitoxin system RelB/DinJ family antitoxin → MNTDSVVRARIDSDTKARATAALDAMGLSVSDAIRLLMLKIADEQRLPFAVQVPNAKTVKAMEELEAGKGKRFSHEQALFDDLGL, encoded by the coding sequence ATGAATACCGATTCTGTAGTTCGTGCCCGCATCGACAGTGACACCAAAGCCCGCGCCACCGCCGCGCTGGACGCCATGGGCCTGTCCGTTTCAGACGCCATACGCTTGCTCATGCTCAAGATTGCTGACGAACAGCGATTGCCGTTTGCGGTGCAAGTGCCCAATGCCAAAACGGTCAAGGCCATGGAAGAGCTGGAAGCTGGCAAGGGCAAGCGTTTCAGTCACGAACAGGCGCTGTTTGACGATCTGGGGTTGTAG